The following is a genomic window from Kogia breviceps isolate mKogBre1 chromosome 4, mKogBre1 haplotype 1, whole genome shotgun sequence.
CATATCCACATGTTAGCATTTATGTCCAAGTGTCCAGCCATCCAGGTGGCCGTGTGTCTTCGACAGCACTTATTTAATAAACCCTTATAGAGCACCTgctctctgccaggcactgtgatatgCTTTTCACATGAGAATTCACTGAATCCGAAGCAGGCACTTTTCACGTGTCCATTTACAGAGGGGGAAACGGAGGGACTGGATGGTTGAGAGCCTGCTGGGGGGCGGGCTGTGAGGTGGGGTGTGCACGTGGCCTTGGATACGTCTGAGGGTGGTCTGCATGTGTCTCTCAGCCACGAGGCTGAGTGATGCCAGGGTGTGGGCCCCGCAGATCCTCACCATGGGCTGCTCTGCACTTTTAGGACAGAGGTGCAGGATCCTGGGATCAGCTGGTGCAAGGTGAGTCAAGGTCCTGGTCCCAGGGGAGGGGATGGAATGGTTCCCACGCTGCCCCCACCCCTTCAGCCCATTGCTCAATGTGCTTTGCACAACCGGCCTAAGCCCCACAGATGCCCGTGCCCCAAGCTGGAGAAGCAGAAGTTTGGGTCATTCCGGAAAGGGTGGGGTTGACACCAGGAGGCGGACTGGATGACCCCTCTGGAGGCCGGCCCTTACCCCTCTGACTTCTGACCCTCTCTCCCCAGATCGGAGGCCCCAGCGGGCCAACCCGGCAGCACACCTCACAGGTGAGGGGGCCCCCAAGTCCTGGCAGCGGGTAGGGATTCAGCGTGTCCTGGGGAGACCAGACAGACACCCCAACATGGCAGCATGTTCCTTCATTCATTAATTATTCACAGAGTGGCCTAGAGCACAGGCACTGCCTAGGTCTgtgaatttctaattttatttactgaataaacCCTCGTACCAGCGCTTACTCTGTGGCACGCACCCTGACGTTCTCTCCACCTATTAATTCATTAAATCCTTGGCCGGTACTATTCAGAGCTCCATTTTGCAGAGAGGGAGGCGGAAGCACTCAGAGGTTATAAGCCTGCGGGGCCAGGATGTGTTCTGCTACTTACAACTTTTGACCGTTAGGGCAAATCAATCGCTCTGTGCGTCAGTTTCTCCACCTGCAAGAAGGGGATGAAACGAGTTAAGATGTATGATAAGCACGTTATTTTGCCACctcctgggcctccatttccccacctgtaaagtgaggataatgTGAGTTCATATATCTAAAGCTCTGGAAGAGCCTAGCACAGAGGGGGTGGCGCTCAGAGAGGGGTGGCGACCggcctggggtcacacagcaagcGTGGGACCTGTGCCTACCAGCTCCCCCTCTGTCTCCCTCCACAGGGGCCAACTCCAGCTTAACAGGCAGTGGAGGCCCGCTCCTGTGGGAGACGAAACTGGGCCTGGCCTTCTTGAGGGGCCTCACCTACCGGGACGGTGCCCTGGTCATCGCCCAGGCCGGCTACTATTACATCTACTCCAAGGTGCAGCTGGGCGGTGTAGGCTGCCCCCAGGGGCTGACCGGGGGCCTCCCCATCACCCATGGCCTCTACAAGCGCACGGCCCGCTACCCCGAGGAGCTGGAGCTGCTGGTCAGCCGGCGGTCGCCCTGCGGGCGAGCAAGCAGCCCCCAGGTCTGGTGGGACAGCAGCTTCCTGGGCGGAGTGGTCCACCTGGACGccgaggaggaggtggtggtgcGCGTGCCTGATGAGAGCCTGGTCCGGGTCCGCGACGGCACGCGGTCCTACTTCGGGGCGTTCATGGTGTGAAGGAAGGAGCCAGGGGAGACTGAACGGAGTCCGACAGACAGAGGCCTCAGAGGGTGCCTCGGGAGACAGCAAAACCAACGAGCAGAGATTTTGGAGTGTGCCCTGGAGAACCCCCGAACTCAACGGGTGGAGAGCGAAGTGGGGACCACGGGGACCAAGAACCCAGTTATCCCGCAGGTGAGAGACCCAGCAGGCACCTCTGAGGAACCAGAGGAGACTGCAGGCCCTGCCATGAGCAACACTGAAGACACAGACCTGGACACTTGGGGGTCTGTTAGCCCCCAAGCAGGGGTAAAGCTGATCTACCTGATATTCAGGAAAAAGGGGTGAGGGGTGGGTATTTATACTTTTGATTCAGAACTAAGCGGGACTTGGGGGTCCAGGGAGCTGGCTGAGAACAGGAAGCATCTTAATCACACTCTCCTCTCCACTCTCACAAGTGTGGGCGGAGTGGGGGAGGGCAGACGTATCGTCAGGACTCACCCACCCGTGGAGAGCCCAgcccagcaccccccccccccgccccaccatgGTCTCAGTCACCTACCCAAGTCCCACCTGCGGGCTTGTGGCCACACCACAGCCTGGCCATGAAGTTACGCTCAGAGACGCAGGCATAGGGATGTGATGGTAGATATGTTTGACAACCAGGTTTTTCTGGGAGGGTAGAGGATTTGTAGCGTCTGtcgatttccatggtgtaaatattcccactgTGGCTGGTCTCCGTCTCCCATAATATCTCAACCCGTTGGCTGTATCCCAGCACTGCTAAGAGCTCACATTCCGTCAGGACAGCAAAACTGTTTCAGCACCCaagccagagcctggcacagaggcaCTTGGAAAGTGTTTgcagaaagaaacacaaagaaagagagagtgagagaaggaaggggtggagggagggaggaaggaagaaagacagaaaggaagcaagaaagggagaaaagaaagaagctacCGTCACAGCTACAGCCACACAGAGAATCACAGCCCCCCAAGTTCAGTCGCTCCTTCACAaccacagacacatacacacaaagcatCAGATTCTCCTACAACCCCACACAAGTCATAGCATCACAAGCCCCCAATCACAAACGCTGCATTGCAACCACATAGGGCACAGTCACACACAAGTCATCATCAGAGCCTCCTTCACCCACACAGGCCAGTCACACCACGTGTGACACACAGGATACAAGGCTTCTCACATCAGACTTCCACATGCTATCTCACAGTCACACCCATCACACACACAGCATCACAATGGCAAACACACAAATACCCACACAGCGTCAAGTTCCTCCTAGCCCAGACGTATACATCCTGAGGCGAGGACCAGACTTAGTCTGTAGCCCTGGTCCCCTTGACCACTGGTCTTGGAAATAAATGGTGAACTTTGCACCTGGATCTGTCTAGTTCTTAGGGGAAGGATGGCTCATGAGGGCACAGGGATAGATGGAATGACCCACATAGGTCActtttacagctgagaaataGGAACCCAGCTGGCTCAACCCCATGCAGGAAGCTTAGCAGGGAAACCAGAGACCTGATGCCCAGGGCTGCCTTAGCCTCAAATCCACAATTCCTGAGAAAGTAGAGGCTACACACTTCCAAGTACCCTTACTGCAGACATCCAGCACAGATTGGCGGTCTACCCAGCCAATCGGAAGCTTGGAGTAACTGGGGGCATGAAAGAGTGTGGGGCGGGGCAGATAATGATATGCGTACCAATCAAATGGTTTATGTAAATGAGCATGGACCCAGGAAGTAAGACTTCCCTGGATCCCAGGATGAAGACTCAGACCCCGGAGGTGAATGAATCATTCTTGTTATTGTTGACGTTGTTGCCTGGTGCAGGGGTGAAGGGGGCTTTGTGATCAGATGGTCCCGGGTTCCAAGCCTACTCTACCACTTCCTGGCACTGTGAACTGGAGCAAATCCCATCGCTTCTCAGTACCTCTTAGGTAACAAGAGTCCTTACCTCCTGGgtttattgtaaagattaaatccGCTGAGGAAAGACCCATTTGGTatggtgcctggtacacagtgagAGATCCATAAGTGTGTGAGTGCCGTAAGTGATTTACAAGTATTAAGGAGAGCATTTGTCAGGCACGTCCCCTATGCCAGGCATCTCGTGCAAGCCACACCTTTATCTAGATCTCTGGGCAGGAGCTATTGTTGCCCCCATGTTCCAGATGTAGAGGCTGAGTCAGGGATGAGTCCCCTACTTTGCCTTTACCAAAGGCACTCAGCTCTGTGCCTCTCTGCCTGTGTTGGGCTGGTGGGAGATGAGACAGCCCCAGATGCCCAGACCCCACCCATGCTGGAGTTTCCTTTACTCTTATCAtggtctttctgtttctgtggcttTAATGAGGAGGCCAAGGTGTGGGGAACTTATCAAAGCCACCAGCAGCCACCAGCATCTGCCTGAGGGTGGAACCTCTAAGTTTAGCCTCCGGAGATCATTCCTGGGAGGGGCCTTGATTTCAGATAAAGTGCAGGAGCAGGAAGGTCCTAGCTCAAGCCAGTGACCTACTTTACAACTTCTTAGAAGTCTATCTACTTGATTTCCGCTTTCACCTCGGGTGTCTTTTCAGATTTCACCCTCCCGCCCCACCAACTCTCTCAAGACCCAAAGTCCGCtatcctcagcctcctccccagcccaggggcagGAAACTCTCCTGCTTCTGTCCATCTCTTGCCAGGATCCAGAGGTAATAGAAGGCAAAATACTGGTGATTAAATTGTTCCTTAATTTCCTATGATGACATGATGCCTTTCCCTGCTACATATCACTGCATACAAACACAGAGATGCATCATCTCAGAGAAACAGAATGGGTCTTACACCAGAGCCAGACCACCTGGGTTTAAATCTCTGCTCTGCCATTTCCCAGCTGGGCGATCTCGGGATCCATGCTCGGCCTCTTTAGTCCTTAGCAGATATTTTTTGGTGAGCATAACTGTAATCACGTGCACATTTAAATTTCAGGTTCTTTTCAGTTATTACGTAAGGTGACCTTACGTCCATAGACCACGTCTAGTCATTGAGTGTGTTTTTCAAATGGGAATTCATAGCCAGTGTTTAAACATTACAAAACTTTACACGTGGACAAATCCAGATTTCTTGGCAAGCTGGAGGTGCCGACAACTCAGGCTGGGTAGCGATTGTCCCCTTTGGACAGGGCATGAGCTCAGCAGCTCACAACAGTGTCCACCCCTCCCTGTGGTTTCCCACCTGAAGGCTGAATGTCAGTTGCCTTTCTTCATCATGTTTGCATGATTGttttgcttaaaataataatgatcctTAATTATAGGTCATACTTCTAATGTACCCACTGCatgacaggcactgtgctaagtgcattAATTCACAGTAATTCATTGAATTCTCAAGAGTTGGGGGGGGGGTACTGTTATAatacccattttatggatggggaaatctaagcacagagaggttaagccattTCTCTATCAAAGGTGGGAAAATATATGACAGCCTAGATGACCATGAGTTTCAAGAAAAATGAGAGTTCctagttgtattagtttcctattgctactTAATGCAATACTAAtttgttatcttacagttctggaagtcagaagtcagaAATGAGTCTTAGGGGACTCAGATCAAGGTATCAGAGGGCCgcattccttctggaggaaaGATTTGTCCCCAAGCCCTTTTCTCAGGCTCTGCCTCTGTCGGGAGCCCAAACTAAGACATGTGTGTAGCAAACATGAATCTCAGCTCACAAGGAGTGAAAAATAATTCAACTTCTTTTTATTCATAACGCAACTTAATTTATGCAAAGATCCTTTTGCACTGGCATGCCGAGACCTTGATATTAGTCAGTTGCGAGCCATACCTCCTCACATGCTCCCGTTCAAAGACTGTCAAAATTCCAGGGAGCTTAGTTAAGGATGAGGGAGGGATTTGTCTAATTCTCTAGCTACACTTGCACACTGGTGCCCCGTCTCTCCTGGTCCACCTACCCTCTATTGTTCTCCTTGTGACCGTTCAAAAGTGGTACATTCTCTGCTCCTCCTGAACCTTGTTGTGACGCTGATTTTTCAGCCAGGTTTAGGTACAGGAAACTCTTTGAGGCTCTCTGTGGCTTCAGCTTCCCAGAGACACCATTGAGTCATTTCCTTTTTGGGGACCTGCAGCCTCTCTGCAACAGGGAGCAGGACTCAAGCCTCTGCTGGTTTTCAGTCCCTCTAGAACTTCTCTGGGGGAACTTTCCATGTTTCCaaggttgttttttttccaaaaagcagAGCACAGGAACTTCCTGCCCTGTCATGGCTGTTGAACTGTGTCTttcccagaattcatatgttgaagctctaacacccagtatctcagaatgtgactatatttggagatagcaCCTCAAGAGAGAAAATTAAGGTGATTcaagtgggccctaatccagtatgactggcgtccttataagaagagattaggacacagatgcacacagggagaagacggccatctataCAAACCAAGGAGGGAGGCTTCGGAAGGAAGCAACCCGGCAACCCTTTGATCTTGgatctccagcctccagaattgtgagaaaacaaatttctgttgtttaagtcactcagtctgtggtcctttgttatggcagctccagTGAACTAATATATCACCCTAACCTCCCTCCTGACCCACCCCACTCACTACCTAGGCATAGTTAAGATATGCCAAGTGCTTAATTgagcagttcctggcacatactaggtgctcagtaaatattggccATCGttgttgatattattattattaatttctccCATCCCTTTCCCCATTTGGGCAGAAGTTGGCTTTGTATGTTCATTTCTTCACAAAAGAGATGGAGTAAAGCAGGAATGACCTATGAATCTCCACCTGGCATTGATCTCCAAAAGCATAAAGTAATGGAGAGGTTTAGGGTTTGGCCAGAATTGGGGGGGATACGTAGGGATAATTCTGAAGAGCCACCCTGGCTTCAGAGCTCCCCGTGAGACCCCCTGAAGCCCCTGCTGTCAGAGCCCATCCATCCACAGGATGGATGGACCTGTGCCGGGTCCTGCTGCCCTCACACCCTCACACGCGCTGAACCTGACAGCATTTTGCAATTAACCTCCACCATGCAAATCTCCCTTGCAGAGCCTGTTTTGCAGAAACCCACTCTTTTGAGAGCAGCCTCAGCTGACACAGACAGACCCTGCTCCTACTACAAACTCATAGACCTGCTgaataaagtataataaaatatgacAACATATAGATGAACTGGAAGAAAGAAACATCCCTAGATGCTTTTGGAAGAGAGAAATTAAAGCCAGAGTGACaatggggcagggggagaggctGTTGGTCAATGgatcagggtgggggtggggattggTCCCAAAAGTAGACTCTAGGGGACAAAGAAATGGGGATGTGGTAACCCTTAGGGTCAGCTATGTGGCTCAGATCTGTAGGACGCCAAGGAAAGGGAACTGGGGCCCCTGCCCACAACCTGAAGCTTGGAAAAGTAGTCCATTCTGATTAAGGGTGTCTAGAAAAAGTCTTAACTATTATAGACAGGGAGAAAAGCCACCCACAAAGGATGGAGACCTCAGACCTGCTTCACGTGTGCGTGCATTTGGAGTCTCAACAGCAAGTGCAGGAAGGAGAAGGCAAGCTCCTTGTGGTCAGGGaatgtgtcttgtttttttccATCTCATAAGCAGAACACAATAGGTTCTCAGATGTTCATGGTTGAATAAACTGTGACTTACCTTGACCAAGAGAATGTTACGGAAATGACATTCCAGGAGTTCTGGAATCTAGTCCGCAGGAGGCCAAGTAGCTTCCAACGTTTGTCTTCTCGGAGCCCCGAGTGGCCATGTGAAGAAGTACAGCTGTCCGGTGAGAGAGGACGGGTGGACCGAGAGCCCTGGAGGATGAAATGATGTGAGAGGCAATCCGTATAGTTCCACCAGCGCCAGATAAGCTGCCCCAATCCGTAGAGCTGAAACTAACCATCCCCGCCAAGCCCTGCCGGGCCAACTCACAGAATTATGAG
Proteins encoded in this region:
- the TNFSF14 gene encoding tumor necrosis factor ligand superfamily member 14 — protein: MEETAGRPSVFVVDGQTDIPFTRLGHSHRRQPCSAARLGLGLLLLLLATGVAVQGWFLLQLHWRLEVMAAPLQDRGAGSWDQLVQDRRPQRANPAAHLTGANSSLTGSGGPLLWETKLGLAFLRGLTYRDGALVIAQAGYYYIYSKVQLGGVGCPQGLTGGLPITHGLYKRTARYPEELELLVSRRSPCGRASSPQVWWDSSFLGGVVHLDAEEEVVVRVPDESLVRVRDGTRSYFGAFMV